Proteins encoded together in one Marispirochaeta sp. window:
- a CDS encoding IclR family transcriptional regulator, with translation MVPAIEKADMIFSFLMQHPEGATLKETSTVLGIPKSTTHRLLISLSNLDYIEHDSHSRHSHSGRFFLGPKLMSLSRAAERRLNLNRITTPYLEELSSLTRETVKLSIIRHLKVYVINTVLSPRIMKITVESGTIFPPHIGAAAKLLLSSLSDEEIEGYLEQDLEEYTVNSVTDKQMLKKEIAAIREEGVARDRQEETIGISGIAAPVRDSFGGIVAAVSIPYLSALRTEAELLPSLLECVNGVSRRLGYYKDDEHSSSTPPTKE, from the coding sequence ATGGTACCGGCAATAGAAAAGGCGGACATGATCTTCTCTTTTCTCATGCAGCATCCTGAGGGCGCAACCCTCAAGGAGACAAGTACTGTGCTGGGAATACCGAAGTCCACGACCCACCGGTTGCTGATCTCCTTGAGTAATCTTGATTATATCGAGCATGACTCTCACAGCCGCCACAGTCACAGCGGCCGCTTTTTTCTGGGTCCCAAGCTCATGTCCCTCTCCCGGGCTGCGGAGAGGCGTCTTAACCTGAACCGCATTACCACTCCGTATCTTGAAGAGCTTTCTTCCCTTACCAGGGAAACGGTTAAGCTCAGTATCATCCGGCACCTGAAGGTTTACGTGATTAATACGGTGCTCAGTCCCCGAATCATGAAGATAACCGTGGAGTCGGGAACCATTTTTCCGCCCCATATTGGTGCCGCAGCCAAGCTGCTGCTCTCTTCTCTTTCCGATGAGGAGATCGAAGGGTATCTTGAACAGGATCTGGAGGAGTACACGGTGAACTCTGTTACCGATAAACAGATGCTCAAGAAGGAGATCGCCGCTATCCGCGAGGAGGGAGTCGCCAGAGACCGGCAGGAAGAGACCATCGGCATCAGCGGTATCGCAGCACCGGTGAGGGACTCCTTCGGCGGTATTGTAGCCGCTGTCAGTATCCCCTACCTTTCTGCCCTCAGGACTGAAGCCGAACTTCTCCCGTCCCTGCTTGAGTGTGTCAACGGCGTTTCGCGCCGTCTTGGATATTATAAAGACGATGAGCACAGCTCATCTACACCACCAACGAAGGAGTAA
- a CDS encoding bifunctional 4-hydroxy-2-oxoglutarate aldolase/2-dehydro-3-deoxy-phosphogluconate aldolase translates to MKQELAETYASMIKTLRKIKVVPVVKIEDAKQAVPLGKALMAGGLPCAEITFRTSAAAEAIGLLTKEVPELLVGAGTVLSPEQADAAKKAGAKFMVSPGFNPRVVDHCLNMNMPIFAGINNPTGIEMALERELPAVKFFPAEASGGLAMLKAMAAPYGDILFMPTGGVNARNIAAYLAFPRVLACGGSWMVPSDLISAGEFDKITALTKEAVQAVAGA, encoded by the coding sequence ATGAAACAGGAACTCGCAGAGACCTATGCTTCAATGATTAAAACCTTGAGAAAAATCAAGGTCGTTCCGGTTGTAAAGATCGAGGACGCCAAACAGGCTGTTCCCCTGGGCAAGGCCCTCATGGCTGGCGGTCTTCCCTGTGCGGAGATAACCTTTCGCACAAGTGCAGCGGCGGAAGCCATCGGCCTCCTGACCAAAGAGGTCCCGGAGCTGCTGGTCGGCGCCGGTACGGTTCTCAGCCCTGAACAGGCGGACGCGGCAAAAAAGGCCGGGGCAAAGTTCATGGTTTCCCCGGGATTCAATCCCCGGGTTGTAGACCACTGCCTGAACATGAACATGCCGATCTTTGCCGGTATTAACAATCCCACCGGAATCGAGATGGCCCTTGAACGGGAACTGCCGGCGGTAAAGTTCTTTCCCGCCGAGGCCTCCGGCGGACTTGCCATGCTGAAAGCAATGGCTGCCCCCTACGGCGACATCCTCTTTATGCCTACCGGCGGCGTCAACGCCAGGAACATCGCTGCATATCTGGCATTTCCCCGCGTTCTGGCCTGCGGCGGCAGCTGGATGGTCCCCTCAGACCTGATCAGCGCCGGAGAGTTCGACAAGATTACCGCCCTCACCAAAGAAGCCGTCCAGGCTGTAGCGGGGGCCTGA
- a CDS encoding ROK family protein, whose product MGTVYWIGFDLGGTKMIASLLDENYAILGRVKKRTDPHEGNSAVLKRIAAAIEEVILTSGVPRSAIKGIGFAAPGPMDREAGIMISTPNLGFENIPIRSYLEEEAGIKVCLDNDVNAGTFGEFIKGAGKGYRHLLGVFLGTGIGGGLIINGQMYRGANGNAGEVGHMILQTDGPLCGCGQYGCLEALASRRSLAKDAVALASSGKAPVLLNMAGTDIAGYKSGVFAKALKKQDPAAKEIIKRGAFYLGIGLANCVNMLNPEAIILGGGLVEKLGTPFLKQIVKSLRAHSLPGLIEDVKVMAAELGDDAALVGSAALAALEFKDQ is encoded by the coding sequence ATGGGTACTGTATACTGGATCGGTTTCGATTTGGGAGGAACCAAAATGATAGCCTCCCTGCTGGATGAAAACTATGCGATCCTCGGCAGGGTAAAAAAACGCACAGACCCTCACGAAGGGAACAGCGCGGTGCTCAAGAGGATCGCCGCAGCTATTGAAGAAGTCATTCTTACGAGCGGGGTCCCCCGCTCCGCCATCAAGGGGATTGGATTTGCCGCTCCCGGACCCATGGACCGGGAGGCTGGCATAATGATCAGTACCCCAAACCTTGGATTTGAAAATATTCCGATACGGAGTTATCTGGAGGAGGAGGCCGGTATTAAGGTCTGCCTGGATAACGATGTAAATGCCGGAACCTTCGGTGAGTTTATTAAAGGGGCAGGCAAAGGATACCGGCACCTTCTTGGTGTTTTTCTGGGCACCGGTATCGGCGGCGGCCTTATTATCAACGGACAAATGTACCGCGGCGCTAACGGAAACGCCGGAGAGGTAGGTCACATGATTCTTCAGACCGACGGACCACTGTGCGGCTGTGGCCAGTACGGATGTCTGGAAGCTCTGGCTTCCAGGCGCTCTCTCGCAAAAGACGCGGTTGCTCTTGCCTCCAGCGGTAAGGCCCCTGTACTATTGAATATGGCGGGTACGGATATAGCCGGCTATAAGAGCGGTGTCTTCGCAAAAGCCCTGAAAAAACAGGACCCTGCCGCTAAGGAGATCATTAAGCGGGGGGCTTTTTACCTTGGAATCGGTCTGGCAAACTGTGTGAATATGCTGAACCCCGAAGCGATTATCCTTGGCGGCGGTCTGGTGGAAAAACTCGGCACGCCCTTTCTTAAGCAGATCGTAAAATCCCTGCGGGCACACAGCCTTCCGGGACTGATTGAAGACGTAAAGGTCATGGCCGCGGAACTGGGTGATGACGCGGCCCTTGTGGGGTCCGCAGCCCTGGCGGCTTTGGAGTTCAAAGACCAATGA
- a CDS encoding HD domain-containing protein: MNYCLMAVIDIGSTAIRMLIAEIDEQNNWRIVESAGKSIPLGRDAFTTGRIGTKALKQAVVILKGFIEILKGWNIAPEDVKAIATSAVREAANRDTFIDRVAIQTGIMITIADGIEENRLTYIAVQYALAPISAQIGRSNSLIMEVGGGSTELMLLQRNRMVAAHSLKIGTVRTQQQVLNSLGYKEHMGQYIAESVQTLKDHLDREFELKRIKHFVAVGGDARVAASQVGQQKHEFYTIVQKADFYRFVARISGLSVEEIMDTLQIPYATAELLTPGLILYQEFLEATAAEELIVPSISIREGALLSYTLHQGHAVREKFIDQIKASSVSLGRKYHYDEKHARQVTRMALKLFDDLKKDFQLKPEGRLLLEVSGILHDVGTYIRTAGHHKHGQYLVENSDIFGLTREDIQIVSNVVRFHRKRAPNPSNLSYTQLPRKDRLRVLKLAAILRIADALDRGHNGRIRGIRLERDENRLIINCNYSGDIAVERAGVAEKKDLFEEVFGLKVILR, from the coding sequence ATGAATTACTGTCTGATGGCTGTTATCGACATCGGATCCACGGCGATCCGGATGCTGATAGCAGAGATCGATGAACAGAATAACTGGCGCATTGTAGAATCCGCGGGAAAATCCATTCCCCTGGGTCGGGACGCTTTTACCACCGGCCGCATCGGCACGAAAGCCCTGAAACAGGCGGTTGTAATTCTTAAGGGTTTTATTGAGATCCTCAAGGGCTGGAATATAGCCCCCGAAGACGTCAAAGCCATCGCTACCTCGGCAGTACGGGAAGCGGCTAACCGGGACACCTTTATCGACCGGGTAGCGATTCAGACGGGTATAATGATTACCATCGCCGACGGGATAGAGGAGAACCGTCTAACCTATATCGCCGTACAGTATGCCCTGGCGCCCATCAGCGCCCAGATCGGCCGTTCCAATTCCCTGATTATGGAGGTCGGAGGCGGCAGTACAGAACTGATGCTGCTGCAGCGCAACCGCATGGTAGCCGCCCACTCCCTGAAAATCGGCACCGTACGCACCCAGCAGCAGGTACTCAACTCCCTGGGATACAAAGAACATATGGGCCAGTACATCGCCGAAAGCGTTCAAACCCTCAAAGACCATCTGGACAGGGAGTTTGAACTTAAGCGGATCAAGCATTTTGTCGCCGTCGGCGGAGACGCCCGGGTTGCCGCCAGCCAGGTCGGACAACAAAAACACGAGTTCTACACAATTGTACAGAAAGCGGATTTTTACCGTTTCGTTGCCCGGATCTCGGGCTTAAGTGTAGAAGAAATCATGGACACCCTGCAGATACCCTATGCCACGGCGGAGCTGCTGACCCCAGGCCTGATTCTGTACCAGGAATTCCTGGAAGCAACAGCCGCAGAAGAGCTGATCGTTCCGTCAATCAGCATCCGGGAAGGGGCCCTCCTCAGCTACACTCTGCATCAGGGCCACGCGGTGCGGGAAAAGTTTATCGACCAGATCAAAGCCTCATCCGTAAGCCTGGGACGGAAATACCACTATGACGAAAAGCACGCCCGCCAGGTTACCCGTATGGCCTTAAAACTATTCGATGACCTTAAAAAAGACTTTCAGCTGAAGCCGGAAGGGCGGCTCCTCCTTGAGGTCTCAGGCATCCTGCACGATGTCGGCACCTACATTCGGACCGCCGGACACCACAAGCACGGACAGTATCTGGTGGAAAATTCAGACATTTTCGGCCTGACCAGGGAGGACATCCAGATTGTCTCCAACGTTGTCCGCTTTCACCGCAAACGGGCACCAAATCCTTCGAATCTCAGCTATACCCAGCTTCCCAGAAAAGACAGACTCCGGGTACTCAAACTGGCTGCGATTCTTCGGATTGCCGATGCCCTGGACAGGGGGCATAACGGAAGAATACGCGGCATCCGCCTGGAGAGAGACGAAAACCGTCTAATTATCAATTGTAACTACAGCGGCGATATTGCCGTTGAGCGGGCGGGGGTCGCGGAAAAGAAGGACCTTTTTGAAGAAGTCTTCGGCCTGAAGGTAATACTGCGTTAA
- the ppk1 gene encoding polyphosphate kinase 1, whose amino-acid sequence MSKTKKSPRYRFFNRELSWLEFNRRVLSEGLDSSVPLLERMKFLAITSSNFDEFFMVRVATLKRAVRHGDMINCPSGLRPSEQLEEIDRRVRSIVNEQYECLKGKLIPSLRKVGVDYAPPEKWNQQQLRAITALFNEEIFPVISPVRITEEEPFPFICGLRLHILFALRRPENAEEEFALVQIPEAQQRVIFIPDPGTNKTFTLLDDIILYMAENLFPGYGVTEAAIFRVTRDADMGVDEQRDEDFVEAMEEIIQSRRTSRVVRLEINTPSDKLKCLIIEKLEIDEKDIYSIDGPVDLKSLMNLALSQSDKKLHDPEWQSYRPVEIDEDENLWDALKERDILLHHPYESFDVLVQLLQLASQDPGVLAIKMTLYRTSGSSPIVRALKEAAANGKHVTAVVELKARFDEERNIRWAEELERSGVIVVYGIAHLKIHAKALMIVRREEDRIRRYVHLGTGNYNDSTAKFYTDMGLLTSNEEISQDIALVFNAITGYSNIPELRQLAMAPVTLKRRILNLIERESSRSSKDSPGYICAKMNSLADSDVIKALYMASQAGVRIDLNVRGICMLVPGVKGLSENITVVSIIDRYLEHTRLFFFQNGGNDEYYLSSADWMPRNLERRVELMFPVIQEYHKRRLSEILSIYFNSNIKSHELMPDGTYRRLEPEPGEEPLRAQEEFHRLAYRKADLIPVSPRREFTVRRKPPKVD is encoded by the coding sequence ATGAGTAAGACAAAGAAATCACCCAGGTACAGGTTTTTTAACAGGGAACTAAGCTGGCTGGAATTCAACCGCAGGGTCCTCTCTGAAGGGCTGGATTCGTCGGTCCCCCTGCTTGAGAGAATGAAGTTCCTTGCCATTACAAGCTCAAACTTTGACGAATTCTTTATGGTGCGGGTGGCAACACTCAAACGGGCAGTTCGCCACGGCGACATGATAAACTGTCCCTCCGGGTTACGCCCCTCGGAGCAGCTTGAAGAAATAGACCGCCGGGTCCGCTCAATAGTGAATGAACAGTATGAATGCCTGAAAGGCAAACTTATTCCCTCCTTAAGAAAAGTGGGGGTCGATTACGCTCCGCCGGAGAAGTGGAACCAGCAGCAGCTGAGGGCCATTACAGCCCTCTTTAACGAAGAAATCTTTCCTGTGATCAGTCCGGTCAGGATTACCGAAGAGGAACCTTTCCCCTTTATATGCGGACTCCGTCTGCATATTCTCTTTGCCCTGCGCCGGCCGGAGAACGCGGAAGAAGAGTTTGCCCTGGTGCAAATCCCCGAAGCCCAGCAGAGGGTTATATTCATTCCTGATCCCGGTACCAACAAGACCTTTACCCTGCTGGACGATATCATTCTCTACATGGCGGAAAACCTCTTTCCCGGATACGGGGTAACGGAAGCCGCTATCTTCCGGGTTACCCGGGACGCTGATATGGGAGTTGATGAACAGCGGGATGAAGACTTCGTAGAGGCTATGGAAGAGATCATACAGAGCCGCCGCACAAGCCGGGTTGTACGGCTGGAGATCAACACCCCCTCCGATAAGCTGAAATGCCTGATTATAGAGAAACTGGAAATCGATGAAAAGGATATTTACTCCATCGACGGACCTGTTGACCTGAAAAGCCTGATGAACCTGGCTCTGTCCCAGAGTGATAAGAAACTGCATGATCCGGAATGGCAGAGCTATCGTCCGGTGGAGATTGACGAGGATGAAAACCTGTGGGATGCCCTGAAAGAACGGGATATTCTGCTGCATCATCCCTACGAAAGCTTTGATGTCCTGGTTCAGCTGCTGCAGCTGGCAAGCCAGGACCCGGGAGTTCTTGCCATCAAGATGACCCTGTACCGGACTTCCGGATCATCTCCAATTGTACGGGCCTTAAAAGAGGCCGCCGCCAACGGCAAGCACGTTACCGCTGTGGTAGAACTGAAGGCGCGCTTCGATGAGGAACGCAATATCCGTTGGGCGGAGGAACTCGAACGCTCCGGGGTGATTGTGGTCTATGGTATCGCTCATTTGAAGATCCATGCTAAAGCCCTTATGATTGTCCGTCGGGAGGAAGACCGTATCCGCCGTTATGTGCATCTGGGAACAGGTAATTACAACGACTCAACAGCGAAATTCTACACCGATATGGGGCTTCTGACCTCGAACGAGGAGATCAGCCAGGACATCGCCCTGGTCTTCAATGCGATAACCGGCTACTCCAACATACCTGAACTGCGGCAGCTTGCGATGGCCCCAGTCACCTTGAAAAGACGGATACTGAACCTGATTGAGCGAGAATCCTCAAGATCAAGCAAGGATTCTCCGGGTTATATTTGCGCCAAGATGAACTCCCTGGCCGATTCCGATGTCATTAAAGCCCTCTACATGGCTTCTCAGGCAGGGGTCAGGATAGACTTGAATGTTCGGGGAATCTGTATGCTGGTCCCGGGTGTAAAAGGCTTAAGTGAGAACATCACGGTCGTGTCTATCATTGACCGATACCTGGAACACACACGGCTGTTTTTCTTTCAGAATGGGGGGAACGATGAGTACTACCTTTCCAGCGCAGACTGGATGCCCCGCAACCTGGAACGCAGGGTAGAACTGATGTTCCCGGTTATCCAGGAGTACCACAAGCGGCGGCTGTCCGAGATCCTGTCCATCTATTTCAATTCCAACATAAAGAGTCACGAGTTGATGCCCGACGGTACCTATCGTCGGCTTGAGCCGGAACCCGGGGAAGAACCTCTGCGGGCGCAGGAAGAGTTTCATCGTCTGGCATACCGCAAGGCCGATCTCATACCTGTTTCACCCAGGAGGGAGTTCACCGTACGCAGGAAGCCCCCCAAAGTAGACTGA
- a CDS encoding YhjD/YihY/BrkB family envelope integrity protein has protein sequence MDHAGVLRRILRRYYTENGPLLAKGLSYNFLLGLLPLLFLVFWTAAMMIHLAPGLQEVLETEILTFLPMQMAEIVRYQIAYLGRAKGAIGTLTAGIFSVTVFFLFESLERIIRTMHGGEPRSWLFARLISLGMVLASLLLVYASAILSLGIKIVHEFLGIGGDLLPLAATSLAVVLTALFFALCQIVYSGTPLRVIPLLIISFAASGTWHITAYLAGMLIRYAGRRFIVYGALATAVSYTIFLRVLAEIIIFSTLLVRYYSSVKRFDGKEALEKPPESQS, from the coding sequence ATGGATCATGCAGGGGTATTACGGCGTATTCTGCGGCGTTACTATACAGAGAATGGCCCGCTTCTGGCCAAAGGGCTCTCTTATAACTTTCTGCTGGGGCTGTTGCCCTTGCTGTTTCTGGTTTTCTGGACTGCCGCCATGATGATCCATTTAGCTCCGGGTCTGCAGGAAGTCCTGGAGACTGAAATCCTCACCTTTCTTCCAATGCAGATGGCAGAGATAGTTCGGTATCAGATTGCCTACCTCGGCAGGGCAAAGGGGGCCATTGGTACCTTGACGGCGGGGATCTTTTCGGTAACAGTTTTCTTTCTCTTTGAATCCCTTGAACGTATTATAAGAACCATGCACGGCGGAGAACCGCGGTCATGGCTTTTTGCCCGGCTTATTTCCCTGGGGATGGTGCTGGCCAGTCTTCTGCTTGTGTACGCATCTGCCATCCTTTCTCTGGGAATCAAGATTGTTCATGAATTCCTGGGGATCGGAGGAGATCTTCTCCCCCTTGCTGCCACATCCCTGGCGGTGGTTTTAACCGCACTGTTTTTCGCCCTCTGTCAGATTGTCTATTCCGGTACGCCTTTGCGGGTTATACCGCTTTTGATTATCTCTTTTGCAGCCTCCGGAACATGGCATATAACCGCGTATCTTGCAGGGATGCTGATTCGCTACGCCGGAAGAAGGTTTATTGTATACGGAGCTCTCGCCACTGCAGTCAGTTATACCATCTTTTTGCGGGTCCTTGCGGAGATAATAATATTCTCGACTCTACTGGTCAGGTATTATTCATCTGTTAAAAGATTTGACGGGAAGGAAGCTCTGGAAAAGCCCCCGGAATCTCAGAGCTGA
- a CDS encoding ABC transporter substrate-binding protein: MHNRRFFHSLPLIPALVLTVLISPQLIAGGSAEETRPKASSHAGYPITMADSFDRRVTIPAEPVRIVSLAPNITEILFALGEGYRLVGRSSWCDYPSEVLEIPDAGSLMEPNIEKIASLSPDLIIASAHFQKESLNKLERLDVPVLILFGPESFDGLFQTIDKAAVLVQAQDRAEEIEQEIRGRIDAVRSKVAGLPKPKVYYVIDFGASGDYTAGGNTFIHQLLTMAGAQNIAAGLEGWAYSVEMVVQGDPDLIICPDLPGLQERLVKSPGYRSLRAVKEGRIHQIDVDLIDRQGPRLIKGLEVMAEIIHPGAFR, from the coding sequence GTGCATAATCGCAGATTTTTTCATTCTTTGCCGTTAATACCTGCCCTGGTTCTAACGGTTTTAATATCTCCTCAACTAATCGCAGGCGGCTCTGCCGAGGAGACCCGTCCCAAAGCATCATCACATGCAGGGTATCCGATAACGATGGCCGACTCCTTTGACCGCCGGGTAACAATCCCCGCCGAACCGGTGAGGATCGTATCCCTGGCACCGAATATAACGGAGATTCTCTTTGCGCTGGGAGAAGGATACCGGCTGGTGGGACGTTCCAGCTGGTGCGACTACCCTTCTGAAGTCCTTGAGATTCCCGATGCAGGCAGCCTGATGGAGCCCAATATCGAAAAGATCGCCTCCCTCAGCCCTGACCTGATTATCGCCTCCGCCCATTTTCAAAAAGAAAGCCTGAACAAACTCGAGCGTCTCGACGTGCCAGTGCTTATTCTCTTTGGACCCGAGAGTTTCGATGGACTTTTCCAGACCATCGATAAAGCAGCCGTTCTGGTGCAAGCCCAGGACAGAGCTGAAGAAATTGAACAAGAAATTCGGGGTAGAATCGACGCGGTTCGCAGCAAAGTGGCCGGTCTGCCGAAACCGAAGGTATATTACGTCATAGACTTCGGTGCCAGCGGCGATTACACCGCTGGAGGCAACACCTTCATTCACCAGCTGCTGACTATGGCGGGAGCGCAGAACATTGCGGCCGGCCTGGAAGGATGGGCCTACAGTGTAGAAATGGTTGTCCAGGGCGATCCGGACCTTATAATCTGTCCTGATCTTCCCGGCTTACAGGAGAGGCTTGTTAAGAGTCCCGGATACCGCAGCCTGAGAGCCGTTAAGGAAGGACGAATTCATCAAATTGACGTTGACCTTATCGACCGTCAGGGACCACGTTTAATCAAGGGGCTTGAAGTCATGGCAGAGATTATCCATCCCGGGGCTTTCAGGTGA
- a CDS encoding iron ABC transporter permease, protein MNEAPRKTLIGVLSLALPFILSAVILGSASFGSANIGFRDSSGIILNRIFPFLDWHYPRTMELIILQIRLPRIILALLVGTGLAAGGVVFQGVFRNPMADPYVLGVSSGAAFGVTLAMVTGAAALPLLGTGLVPASAFLGAMAATLLVLGVAGGIQDSSLISLLLAGIAVSFLLSAGISLMMYLNREQVESIVIWTFGSFSAAGWEQILLAGPIILAGSVLIFFFSRDLDLLSLGEDTASTLGLHVPRTRLFLLVCATLISAAAVMVSGIIGFVGLIVPHAVRIITGPRHKLLIPWAMFSGALFCVLSDILARTLLEPTEIPVGIITALFGAPYFLYLLRRRSKGSS, encoded by the coding sequence GTGAATGAAGCCCCCCGAAAAACCCTGATCGGAGTCCTCAGCCTTGCCCTGCCATTTATTCTATCGGCGGTTATTCTGGGTTCCGCCTCCTTCGGTTCTGCGAATATCGGATTCAGGGACTCAAGCGGCATTATCCTGAATCGTATCTTTCCTTTCCTTGACTGGCACTACCCCCGGACCATGGAACTCATTATTCTCCAGATTCGGCTGCCCCGTATTATTCTTGCCCTGCTGGTAGGTACCGGACTTGCCGCGGGCGGGGTCGTCTTTCAGGGGGTTTTTCGCAATCCAATGGCGGACCCCTATGTTCTGGGGGTCTCCTCCGGGGCTGCCTTCGGAGTCACTCTGGCTATGGTTACCGGGGCCGCTGCCCTGCCCCTGCTGGGAACAGGTCTGGTACCGGCTTCCGCATTCCTCGGCGCCATGGCGGCAACCTTGCTGGTACTGGGAGTGGCTGGAGGCATCCAGGACAGTTCACTGATAAGTCTGCTTTTGGCAGGAATAGCTGTGAGCTTTCTCCTTTCCGCCGGGATTTCTCTTATGATGTACCTGAACCGCGAGCAGGTTGAATCTATCGTTATCTGGACCTTCGGCAGCTTTTCCGCTGCCGGATGGGAACAGATACTGCTGGCAGGCCCCATAATACTAGCGGGGTCGGTGCTGATCTTTTTCTTCAGCCGTGACCTGGACCTCCTTAGTCTGGGTGAAGACACGGCCAGCACTCTGGGGCTGCATGTTCCGCGGACCCGTCTTTTCCTGCTTGTATGCGCCACCCTGATCAGCGCCGCCGCTGTTATGGTAAGCGGTATAATCGGTTTTGTAGGTCTGATCGTTCCCCACGCTGTCCGTATTATCACCGGACCGCGCCACAAACTGCTTATTCCCTGGGCTATGTTCAGCGGAGCCCTTTTCTGCGTTCTGAGCGACATTCTGGCACGAACACTGCTGGAGCCAACGGAAATCCCTGTAGGGATCATAACCGCTCTCTTCGGCGCCCCCTATTTTCTCTATTTGCTGCGTAGAAGATCGAAGGGGTCATCATGA
- a CDS encoding ABC transporter ATP-binding protein, with amino-acid sequence MSDELEAREVFFSYGDHQVVRNVSLMVRPGEFTAIIGPNGSGKTTLLKNLLRILNPEKGMVLLDGRDINGLSRREYARSAGSVPQNPALDYEYSVKEIVLMGRYPHLGRFQSLSPRDHEIARKAMLRADILDLQHHRITQVSGGEAQRVVIARALTQEPRILALDEPTNHLDIRHQAAILTLLKELCRDQGIAVVAILHDLNFALSYGDTVLLLQEGSVFRSGNAREVLTPEAIRAVYGVEAAITENPFTGSPHIVYRM; translated from the coding sequence ATGAGCGATGAACTTGAAGCCAGAGAAGTCTTCTTCTCCTACGGGGATCATCAGGTTGTCCGGAACGTGTCCCTCATGGTACGCCCTGGTGAGTTTACTGCCATTATTGGCCCCAACGGGTCCGGAAAAACCACCCTGCTGAAAAACCTGCTTCGCATACTGAACCCCGAAAAGGGAATGGTTCTGCTGGACGGCCGGGATATTAATGGATTGTCCCGCAGGGAATATGCACGGTCTGCGGGCAGTGTTCCCCAAAACCCCGCACTGGATTATGAATACAGTGTAAAAGAGATAGTCCTCATGGGGAGGTATCCCCATCTTGGACGCTTTCAGAGCCTGAGTCCCCGGGACCATGAAATTGCCCGAAAGGCCATGCTCCGGGCGGACATTCTTGATCTGCAGCACCATCGAATCACTCAGGTTTCCGGAGGAGAGGCTCAACGGGTGGTTATAGCCCGTGCATTGACCCAGGAACCCCGGATCCTCGCCCTGGATGAGCCGACTAATCATCTGGACATCCGGCACCAAGCGGCGATTCTTACGCTACTCAAGGAACTCTGCCGCGACCAGGGAATAGCTGTAGTAGCCATACTGCATGACCTCAACTTTGCTCTCAGCTACGGGGATACGGTCCTGCTTCTGCAGGAAGGCTCAGTTTTTCGGAGCGGTAACGCCCGGGAGGTTCTGACCCCTGAGGCAATACGGGCCGTTTACGGGGTAGAAGCGGCGATCACCGAGAATCCCTTTACCGGCTCACCCCATATCGTCTACCGTATGTAA
- a CDS encoding D-2-hydroxyacid dehydrogenase — protein sequence MKYIIYGTDPEKADDELIKQIQTLAPEYKVVCGKTEEELAPWLANAELAFREIDIDVLLKMPSLKWYQAWTAGVDHLLEDPRIMESSFKISTASGIHPVALTEHIFALLLTLSRGLQYSQGFRRQHSWKKVPALRIFELEGKTMLILGAGAIGRRSATIARAFGMRVIAAKRRHLDRLGPFDEVVPWEGFREYLKTADVVLNILPLTHETEGFFGAAEFKLMRSESVFINVGRGKTVHTDALLDALENGTIAGACLDVIDPEPLGKESPAWEMENLILTGHYAGITPKYEERGNALFLSNLELYIKGQEPENLVDRERGY from the coding sequence ATGAAGTATATAATTTATGGCACAGATCCGGAAAAGGCCGATGACGAACTAATCAAACAGATACAAACCCTTGCACCGGAGTACAAGGTAGTCTGCGGTAAAACCGAAGAAGAACTTGCTCCCTGGTTGGCGAATGCGGAGCTTGCATTCCGGGAGATAGATATCGATGTGCTTCTGAAGATGCCATCCCTGAAATGGTACCAGGCCTGGACTGCCGGTGTCGATCACCTGTTGGAAGATCCCCGAATTATGGAGAGTTCCTTCAAGATCAGTACCGCCAGCGGAATCCATCCGGTGGCTTTGACAGAACATATCTTTGCCCTGCTTCTGACCCTGTCCAGGGGTTTACAATACTCCCAGGGGTTCCGCAGGCAGCACAGCTGGAAAAAGGTACCCGCCTTGAGGATCTTTGAACTGGAAGGAAAAACCATGCTGATCCTCGGAGCCGGGGCCATCGGGCGTCGCAGCGCTACCATCGCCAGGGCATTCGGAATGCGGGTAATCGCGGCGAAGCGCCGTCACCTTGACCGGCTGGGACCCTTTGATGAAGTAGTCCCTTGGGAAGGCTTCCGGGAATACCTGAAAACCGCAGACGTGGTGTTGAACATTCTCCCCCTGACGCATGAAACCGAGGGCTTCTTTGGAGCAGCGGAGTTCAAACTGATGCGTTCAGAGTCGGTCTTTATCAATGTTGGCCGGGGAAAAACCGTCCATACCGACGCATTGCTTGATGCTCTTGAGAATGGAACCATCGCCGGAGCCTGCCTGGATGTTATAGATCCGGAACCCCTGGGTAAAGAATCCCCGGCATGGGAGATGGAGAACCTGATTCTCACCGGACACTACGCGGGGATAACCCCGAAATATGAGGAGCGGGGCAACGCCCTCTTTCTAAGTAACCTGGAGCTTTATATAAAAGGCCAGGAACCGGAGAACCTGGTAGACAGGGAACGGGGTTATTAA